CGGGATGGTCGCCGACGCGTCGCCGGTAGGGGAGGTCATCGACCGTCTTTGCTCAGGTGCGTACGAACTGCTGTCGCATTGGGGTCGACCGACCGTCGGCGAGACTGGCACCGCTGGCATCGTCGGCGCCGCCGGCGAGACTTAAAGCAGGGCGACCCGCCGTGGCGTGTCGTCGCAGCCAGTTACGTGTCGCGCCACCCTCGACGGCTGAGCGCGCCGCGGACCCGCCGGATGACGTCCGCTGGCGCGTCCTCAGCGATTACGCGCACCACGATCCATCCCATGTCATCCAGCTTGGGCAGTCGCCAGTGGTCTTTCGCATATTGCTTGCGATTCGTTCGGTGCTGTTCGCCGTCATACTCGACTGCGACTTTGTATGTCTCCCAGCCCATGTCGAGCAATGCGATCAGTCGCCAGCCTTCCGTCACGGGCAACTGCGTGGTCGGAGCGGGCAGTCCAGCATCGATGAGCAGCAGCCGAAGCCACGTCTCCTTCGGTGACGCAGCACCACCGTCGACCAGCGGCAACACTGCCCGGAGCTGTCGCAGGCCGCGCGCCCGCGGGTGCCGTTCGATCACGACTTGGACGTCGCTTATGGGAAAGGAGTTGGCGCGGACGAGCGCGTCCAGTCGCGCTACGGCTGCGCCGCGCGGTGACGTTCGGCCCAGATCGTATGCGGTTCGTGGGAGCGACGTGACGGGAAGTCCTCCCACGCGTGCGACCTCGTCATCGCGGATCGCATCGTTACGGGTGACGATCCCTGCCGGTGAATGCGGGTTGCGCCAGATCAACTCGATGGGCACGTCGTCGTCAACCCATCTGGAGCCGTGCCAGGCTGCGGCGGCGAGCCCGGCCAGTACACCGCGTCGGCCCGACCAGAGCCACGCCGCCTCCGACCGTTGTCGAAGCGAGGGCTGCGACCACTTCGGCAGATACACGTCGGGATAGATGGATCGGAATTGCGACCGGAGCTGGTAGCGGCTCACCTCGCCCCGGCGAACCGCTTCACTGCCAATGAACACACCGCGCACACGAGGTCGGAGTCGCCAGTGGCCAGGAAGGTTCCCGAGACTTACGTCAGGGCGACCCGACGCGGCGTGTCGTCGCAGCCAGTTACGTGTCGCGGAGGCGGGCAGCGGCCAGTGGCCTGGCGACCCTCAGACCGCCCGAACGTAGCGTTTGTTCATCACCCGCTGCATTAGCGAGGTGAATGGTCCACCGGCTTTGGCCCACCAGGTCGCCGGTCGCGAGAAGGCAGAGACTTCGGCGAATACCGCGGAGGTGACGGGGTCGTGGCGCACCACGAACCGCTCCTCGCCGATCTCGGGATGGCCCGGCAGCGTGCCGTAGGCGAAGCCGCGCACGTGTGGCTCGTCAACGACGTACACCACCCGGCACGGAGCCTTCATGAAACCGATCTTCACCACGACCACCGTGCCGGGAACGATGGTCTCGCTGCTGGGCTCGACGCGAAGCCCGGAGCCCCGCTGCATGCCCCAGTGCATGACGGCGTCCGCGGCTTCGTCGAAGCGGAGCTGACCCATGCCGATGTGGGCCGAGTAGCCCATGTGCTTGTACCCCGGCGGGAACGGTCCGGCCGTCGCACCGACTTCGGGATACGTGAATGGCAACTGAGCGATGGTGTGCAAATCCACCGGTTCAGCTTGCCACGCGGACGTGGCCCAGATTTCCTGGCTCGCGTACGGTCGAAATCGTGACTACGAAGGCTCCCGCTCAAGCATCCGGAACGTTCACTCTCGGCGGCGATCTCACGATCAATCGCCTCGGCTACGGCGCGATGCGCCTGACCGGCAAAGGCGTCTGGGGACCGCCCGCCGACCGAGACGAGGCGGTCCGGGTGCTTCGGCGTGCGGCCGAACTCGGCGTCAACTTCATCGACACCGCCGACTCGTACGGCCCGTACTTCGCCGAGGAGATCATCCGCGAAGCGCTGCACCCGTACGACGGGCTGGTCATCGCCACCAAGGCGGGACTATTGCGTACCGGCCCTGACGTGTGGGTCCCGCTGGGCTTCCCGGCTTACCTCCGCCAGGAAGCCGAGCTGAGCCTGCGCCGTCTCGGGGTAGAGACCATCGACCTGTTCCAGCTGCACCGCATCGATGACAAGTTCCCGCTGGAGGACCAGATCGGGGAACTGGTCAAGCTGCAGGAGGAAGGCAAGATCCGCCACATCGGGTTGTCGGAGATCAACGTCGACCAGTTGCACGCCGCGCAAAAAATCGCGCAGATCGTTTCGGTGCAGAATCTCTACAACCTGACCAACCGCAGCGCCGAAGCCTTGCTCGACGAGTCCACCAAGCAGGGCATCGGGTTCATTCCCTGGTTCCCGCTCGCCGCCGGCCCGCTCGCCGCGCCCGACGGCCCGCTGGCCAAACTCGGCGAGGAGCACGGGCATGCAAGCCCGTCGCAGCTGGCACTGGCCTGGCTGCTGAAACGCTCGCCGGTCGTGCTGCCGATTCCCGGGACCTCGAGCGTCGGGCATCTGGAAGAAAACGTCGCCGCCGCCGAGATCGAACTCACCGACGACGAGTTCGACAAGCTGAGCGAGCTCGGAAAGCAGAACGCCGACTGAGGTCCCGTCGACACCGGGCAATACGGTGTTCGGGTGGCAGCTCATGACGCGTGGCGTCCCGGTGGCGGGTTCAACCCGCCCGACCCCAGCACCAAGGGTGGGCCGGACTACGGCAGGTTTATCGAGGGCGTCCGGGCGTTGCAGGATCACGCCCGGGCGGTCGACGCGCCGGACGAGGTGATCACCGAGGCCGCCGACCTGCTGGACAAACTGTCCGGACTGCTCAGCCCCTACGACACCGACGAGTGGCACTCGCCGTCGGGCCGAAGGATGGACCTGCCGGTTCGCGGCAACATCCTGACGGTCCCGATGAGCGCGCGCAGGACCGACGACGGCCGCATCGAGGGCTGGGCGCGGTTCGCCCGTTTCCACTTAGGCCGCAACGGTGCTGTACATGGCGGTTGCCTCGGGATGCTGTTCGACACGGTGCTGGGACTGACGTCGTCGGTGCTGACCGGCGGGCCACGCCAGCGCACCGCTTATCTGCACATCAACTACCGCCAGATCGTGCCGATCGAGAAAAAGCTCGACGTCGCCGCACAGGTCGACCGGGTGGAGGGTCGCAAAATCTTTGTGTCGGGCCGGTTGAGTGACGGCGACACCGTGCTCACTGATGCCGAGGCATTGTTCGTTCTGCTTAAACCGGGCCAGCCATAAGGCTGCAACCCTCGCGCCGCATTGGCCCCGATAGCATGGTCGGGTCGTTTGAACACCCGAAAACCATGGAGACCGCGTCGATGACCGCCCTCGCACACCCTGTTCCCGGGCCCGATGGCGGCGACCCGCAACGCCCGGCCGGGCCGGGCTCGCGATCGCCGCAAGCCCCGATCCGGGTGGCTGCCGGGACGACCGCGGCGGCCGCAGTGCGCGAAGCCGGACTGCCGGGTCGCGGCGCGCCCGACGCGATCGTGGTCGTGCGCGACGCCGAGGGCCGGTTGCGCGACTTGAGCTGGATTCCCGACGCGGACGCCGACGTCATCCCGGTGGCCGCCGACACCGACGACGGACGCAGCGTGATCCGGCACTCGGCCGCCCACGTGTTGGCGCAGGCCGTGCAGGACCTGTTCCCACAGGCCAAGCTCGGCATCGGGCCGCCGATCACCGACGGCTTCTACTACGACTTCGACGTCGCCGAACCATTCACGCCAGAAGACTTGGACAAGCTCGAAAAGCGGATGCGTCAGATCGTCAAAGAGGGCCAACTGTTCGACCGCCGGGTCTATGAGTCCAAAGACCAGGCCCGCGCGGAACTGGCCGCTGAGCCGTACAAGCTCGAATTGGTCGACGACAAGTCGGGCGATCCCGACGTCATGGAGGTCGGCGGCGACGAGCTCACCGCCTACGACAACCTGAATCCGCGTACCCGCGAACGGGTTTGGGGCGATCTCTGCCGGGGACCGCACATCCCCACCACGAAGCACATTCCCGCCTTCAAGCTGACCCGCAGCTCCGCGGCCTATTGGCGAGGCGACCAGAAAAACGCCAGCCTGCAGCGCATCTACGGCACGGCGTGGGAGTCGCAGGAGGCGCTGGACCGCCACCTGGAGTTGCTCGAGGAGGCGCAGCGCCGCGACCACCGCAAGCTGGGGGTCGAGCTCGATCTGTTCAGCTTCCCCGACGAAATCGGTTCGGGCCTAGCGGTTTTCCACCCAAGGGGCGGCATCGTCCGCAGCGAGTTGGAAGACTATTCGCGTCGTAAGCACGTCGAGGCGGGGTACCAGTTCGTCAACACCCCGCACATCACCAAGGAGCAGCTCTACATCACCTCGGGCCACCTGGAGTGGTACGCCGACGGGATGTTCCCGCCGATGCACATCGACGCGGAGTTCAACGAAGACGGGACGGTTCGCAAGCCCGGCCAGGACTACTACCTCAAGCCGATGAACTGCCCGATGCATCACCTGATCTATCGGTCGCGGGGCCGGTCTTATCGGGAACTTCCGTTGCGGCTCTTCGAATTCGGCACGGTCTACCGGTACGAGAAGTCGGGTGTGGTGCACGGCCTGACCCGGGTGCGGGGCATGACGCAAGACGACGCGCACATCTACTGCACGCGCGAACAAATGCGCGACGAGCTGGGCTCTTTGCTGGGATTCGTGCTGGATCTGTTGGCCGACTACGGCCTCAACGACTTCTATCTGGAGCTCTCCACCAAGGATCCGGAAAAGTACGTCGGCTCCGACGAAGTGTGGGACGAGGCGACCGACGTCTTGCGTGAGGTCGCCGAAGCATCTGGCCTGCACCTGGTTCCCGACCCGGGTGGGGCGGCGTTTTACGGTCCGAAGATATCGGTCCAGGTCAAGGACGCGCTGGGGCGCAGCTGGCAGATGTCGACGATCCAGCTGGACTTCAACATGCCCGACCGGTTCGATTTGGAGTACACCGCCGCCGATGGTTCACGGCAGCGACCGGTGCTCATCCATCGTGCGCTATTCGGATCGATCGAGCGGTTCTTCGGCATCCTCACCGAGCACTACGCCGGAGCCTTCCCGGCCTGGCTGGCCCCGGTGCAGGTGGTCGGTATTCCCGTCGCCGACGGCCACGTCGAATACCTGGAAGATGTTGCCGCCCAACTGAAATCCGGCGGTATCCGCGTCGAGGTGGATGCCAGCGACGACCGGATGGCCAAGAAGATCGTCAACCACACCAACCAGCGTGTGCCGTTCATGTTGCTTGCCGGTGACCGCGACGTCGAAGCCGGCGCGGTCAGCTTCCGGTTCGGCGATCGCACTCAGATCAACGG
This genomic stretch from Mycobacterium paraterrae harbors:
- a CDS encoding DUF1990 domain-containing protein, with the protein product MDLHTIAQLPFTYPEVGATAGPFPPGYKHMGYSAHIGMGQLRFDEAADAVMHWGMQRGSGLRVEPSSETIVPGTVVVVKIGFMKAPCRVVYVVDEPHVRGFAYGTLPGHPEIGEERFVVRHDPVTSAVFAEVSAFSRPATWWAKAGGPFTSLMQRVMNKRYVRAV
- a CDS encoding aldo/keto reductase, producing the protein MTTKAPAQASGTFTLGGDLTINRLGYGAMRLTGKGVWGPPADRDEAVRVLRRAAELGVNFIDTADSYGPYFAEEIIREALHPYDGLVIATKAGLLRTGPDVWVPLGFPAYLRQEAELSLRRLGVETIDLFQLHRIDDKFPLEDQIGELVKLQEEGKIRHIGLSEINVDQLHAAQKIAQIVSVQNLYNLTNRSAEALLDESTKQGIGFIPWFPLAAGPLAAPDGPLAKLGEEHGHASPSQLALAWLLKRSPVVLPIPGTSSVGHLEENVAAAEIELTDDEFDKLSELGKQNAD
- a CDS encoding PaaI family thioesterase, with the translated sequence MAAHDAWRPGGGFNPPDPSTKGGPDYGRFIEGVRALQDHARAVDAPDEVITEAADLLDKLSGLLSPYDTDEWHSPSGRRMDLPVRGNILTVPMSARRTDDGRIEGWARFARFHLGRNGAVHGGCLGMLFDTVLGLTSSVLTGGPRQRTAYLHINYRQIVPIEKKLDVAAQVDRVEGRKIFVSGRLSDGDTVLTDAEALFVLLKPGQP
- the thrS gene encoding threonine--tRNA ligase, with the protein product MTALAHPVPGPDGGDPQRPAGPGSRSPQAPIRVAAGTTAAAAVREAGLPGRGAPDAIVVVRDAEGRLRDLSWIPDADADVIPVAADTDDGRSVIRHSAAHVLAQAVQDLFPQAKLGIGPPITDGFYYDFDVAEPFTPEDLDKLEKRMRQIVKEGQLFDRRVYESKDQARAELAAEPYKLELVDDKSGDPDVMEVGGDELTAYDNLNPRTRERVWGDLCRGPHIPTTKHIPAFKLTRSSAAYWRGDQKNASLQRIYGTAWESQEALDRHLELLEEAQRRDHRKLGVELDLFSFPDEIGSGLAVFHPRGGIVRSELEDYSRRKHVEAGYQFVNTPHITKEQLYITSGHLEWYADGMFPPMHIDAEFNEDGTVRKPGQDYYLKPMNCPMHHLIYRSRGRSYRELPLRLFEFGTVYRYEKSGVVHGLTRVRGMTQDDAHIYCTREQMRDELGSLLGFVLDLLADYGLNDFYLELSTKDPEKYVGSDEVWDEATDVLREVAEASGLHLVPDPGGAAFYGPKISVQVKDALGRSWQMSTIQLDFNMPDRFDLEYTAADGSRQRPVLIHRALFGSIERFFGILTEHYAGAFPAWLAPVQVVGIPVADGHVEYLEDVAAQLKSGGIRVEVDASDDRMAKKIVNHTNQRVPFMLLAGDRDVEAGAVSFRFGDRTQINGVPRDEAVAIIKQWVADRENSVPTADLIKVSSRG